The following proteins are co-located in the Manihot esculenta cultivar AM560-2 chromosome 9, M.esculenta_v8, whole genome shotgun sequence genome:
- the LOC110622701 gene encoding putative disease resistance protein RGA1 isoform X2, which yields MAIESFAFNIAEKVLEKIASHTYQEICFAWGLKGELRKLEDILLTVKAVLMDAEEKQVNDNQLRLWLAKLKDALYDAEDVLDEFECEDQRRRVLQLYGTTCKKVGRFFSSSNPIAFRFKMSAKVKQIREGLDEIASQKSKFHLTERYESRHVMPRERALTHSFVQASEVSRDDDKENIITLLQDSNEGAQISIIPIVGIGGLGKTSLAKFVYNDERVRNHFQLQIWVCVSEEFDIKILTEKIIKSTEDGMRHVEKLKKMEMDQLQRILREIIGDKKYLLILDDVWNDDPMKWNQLKELLCMGANGSKILVTTRSNKVASIMGTIPKAYELSGLPQDECVALFTKFAFKEGQVKRYPNLLKIGVEIVKKCKGVPLAVKTLASLLLLNTDESYWKSIRDSELWKIEQKETDILPALRLSYEQLPAHLKKCFAYCSFYPKDYEFYNRELIQFWMAHGLLESAKQNEELEDIGSRYFQELGSRSFFQDFEIREDIWITCKMHDLVHDLALSLTQNEFLAITSRTTHISHNVRHLLFPNSTSLPQDLSTLLQGLDRVRTAIFQSDEKSPSSQSNLDSYLLRFQYLRMLELAHSKLEISLDWIGALKHLRYLHLHGNSRIKKLPNSICKLHNLQTLMLCEGIEELPSDIRYLINLRFLLFSTKQKCLPMNGIGCLTSLRFLGIAICENLEHLFEDMQGLKHLRTLIIGGCESLISLPQSMKYLTALEILAIGYCENLKLTLEEKGKSDKHYLAQFNLQKLILAGLPKLVDFPEWLLQGSSNTLQFLKLENCEHLKELPVCIQNIASLQQLEIEDCDELNERCERGKGEDWSKIAHIPKIIINGSDIDSLDD from the exons ATGGCAATAGAGTCATTCGCTTTTAATATTGCTGAGAAAGTGTTGGAGAAGATAGCATCCCATACCTACCAAGAGATATGTTTTGCATGGGGCTTGAAAGGGGAACTCAGAAAGCTTGAAGATATCTTGTTGACTGTGAAAGCTGTGCTAATGGATGCTGAGGAGAAGCAAGTGAATGACAATCAACTGCGGTTGTGGTTGGCTAAGCTTAAGGATGCTCTTTATGATGCTGAGGATGTGCTTGATGAATTTGAATGTGAAGATCAGAGAAGACGAGTGCTTCAATTGTATGGAACCACCTGCAAAAAG GTGGGTCGCTTTTTTTCATCTTCCAATCCAATTGCATTTCGTTTTAAAATGAGTgcaaaagtaaagcaaataagagAAGGATTAGATGAGATTGCAAGTCAGAAATCTAAATTTCATCTCACAGAACGATATGAAAGTAGGCATGTTATGCCTAGAGAAAGAGCACTCACTCACTCATTTGTACAAGCATCTGAAGTTAGTAGAGATGATGATAAAGAAAATATCATTACACTTTTACAAGACTCTAATGAGGGTGCACAAATCTCTATTATCCCTATTGTTGGAATTGGAGGATTGGGAAAAACTTCACTTgctaaatttgtttataatgatGAAAGGGTAAGGAATCATTTTCAACTTCAAATATGGGTTTGTGTATCAGAAGAATTTGACATAAAGATTTTGAcagagaaaattattaaatccACAGAAGACGGAATGAGACATGTAGAGAAGTTGAAAAAAATGGAAATGGATCAACTACAAAGAATTTTGAGGGAAATCATTGGTGATAAGAAGTATTTGCTCATCTTAGATGATGTGTGGAATGATGACCCTATGAAATGGAACCAATTGAAAGAGCTCTTGTGTATGGGTGCCAATGGAAGCAAAATCTTAGTAACTACACGTAGTAATAAAGTAGCCTCCATTATGGGCACCATCCCAAAAGCATATGAGTTATCGGGTCTTCCTCAAGATGAGTGTGTGGCTTTGTTTACTAAATTTGCATTTAAAGAAGGCCAAGTGAAGCGATATCCAAACTTGTTAAAAATTGGGGTTGAAATTGTCAAAAAATGCAAAGGGGTTCCATTGGCAGTGAAGACATTAGCATCACTTCTTCTTCTGAATACTGATGAAAGTTATTGGAAGTCTATAAGAGATAGTGAGTTATGGAAGATAGAGCAGAAGGAAACTGATATTTTACCTGCTTTGAGATTAAGTTACGAGCAGTTGCCTGCTCATTTGAAAAAGTGCTTTGCTTATTGCTCTTTTTATCCAAAGGACTATGAATTCTATAACAGggaattaattcaattttggaTGGCACATGGACTTCTTGAATCAGCAAAGCAAAATGAAGAGCTGGAAGATATTGGGTCGCGCTATTTTCAGGAGCTGGGGTCTAGATCTTTTTTTCAAGATTTTGAGATTCGTGAGGACATATGGATTACATGTAAAATGCATgatctagtacatgatcttgcattatcattgacacaaaatgaatttttagCAATAACCTCAAGAACCACACACATCTCACACAATGTTCGCCATTTGCTATTTCCCAACTCCACTTCACTTCCCCAAGATCTTTCCACCCTTTTACAAGGTTTAGACCGTGTGCGAACTGCCATATTCCAGAGTGATGAAAAGAGTCCTAGCAGCCAATCAAACTTGGAttcatatttattgagatttcaATATTTGCGAATGTTGGAATTGGCTCATTCCAAATTAGAAATATCACTAGATTGGATTGGTGCTCTAAAGCATTTGAGATATCTCCATCTACATGGAAATTCTAGAATTAAAAAGCTCCCCAATTCTATTTGCAAGTTACATAATTTACAAACTTTAATGTTATGTGAAGGCATTGAGGAGTTACCTAGTGATATAAGGTACTTGATCAACCTTAGATTTCTACTGTTTTCCACAAAGCAGAAGTGTTTGCCGATGAATGGAATAGGGTGCTTGACATCTCTTAGATTTTTGGGCATTGCTATCTGTGAAAACTTAGAACACTTgtttgaagatatgcaaggccTCAAACATCTTCGAACACTGATTATTGGAGGTTGTGAAAGTTTAATCTCTTTGCCTCAAAGCATGAAGTACCTCACTGCATTAGAGATTCTTGCTATTGGCTATTGTGAAAACCTCAAATTGACATTGGAGGAGAAAGGAAAAAGTGATAAACACTACTTGGCGCAATTCAACCTTCAAAAGCTCATACTTGCGGGGTTACCAAAATTGGTGGATTTTCCAGAATGGCTTCTTCAAGGATCCTCCAACACTCTCCAATTCTTAAAACTAGAAAATTGTGAACATCTCAAAGAATTACCTGTGTGCATACAGAATATAGCATCTCTCCAACAATTGGAGATTGAAGATTGTGATGAATTGAACGAAAGATGTGAACGTGGAAAAGGTGAAGATTGGTCCAAGATTGCTCATAttcctaaaattattattaacggTTCTGACATCGATTCATTAGACGATTAG
- the LOC110622701 gene encoding putative disease resistance protein RGA1 isoform X1: protein MAIESFAFNIAEKVLEKIASHTYQEICFAWGLKGELRKLEDILLTVKAVLMDAEEKQVNDNQLRLWLAKLKDALYDAEDVLDEFECEDQRRRVLQLYGTTCKKVGRFFSSSNPIAFRFKMSAKVKQIREGLDEIASQKSKFHLTERYESRHVMPRERALTHSFVQASEVSRDDDKENIITLLQDSNEGAQISIIPIVGIGGLGKTSLAKFVYNDERVRNHFQLQIWVCVSEEFDIKILTEKIIKSTEDGMRHVEKLKKMEMDQLQRILREIIGDKKYLLILDDVWNDDPMKWNQLKELLCMGANGSKILVTTRSNKVASIMGTIPKAYELSGLPQDECVALFTKFAFKEGQVKRYPNLLKIGVEIVKKCKGVPLAVKTLASLLLLNTDESYWKSIRDSELWKIEQKETDILPALRLSYEQLPAHLKKCFAYCSFYPKDYEFYNRELIQFWMAHGLLESAKQNEELEDIGSRYFQELGSRSFFQDFEIREDIWITCKMHDLVHDLALSLTQNEFLAITSRTTHISHNVRHLLFPNSTSLPQDLSTLLQGLDRVRTAIFQSDEKSPSSQSNLDSYLLRFQYLRMLELAHSKLEISLDWIGALKHLRYLHLHGNSRIKKLPNSICKLHNLQTLMLCEGIEELPSDIRYLINLRFLLFSTKQKCLPMNGIGCLTSLRFLGIAICENLEHLFEDMQGLKHLRTLIIGGCESLISLPQSMKYLTALEILAIGYCENLKLTLEEKGKSDKHYLAQFNLQKLILAGLPKLVDFPEWLLQGSSNTLQFLKLENCEHLKELPVCIQNIASLQQLEIEDCDELNERCERGKGPLKNCLLQLLLCLLNLEIQMKMWQLLNLVIFVCNIAL, encoded by the exons ATGGCAATAGAGTCATTCGCTTTTAATATTGCTGAGAAAGTGTTGGAGAAGATAGCATCCCATACCTACCAAGAGATATGTTTTGCATGGGGCTTGAAAGGGGAACTCAGAAAGCTTGAAGATATCTTGTTGACTGTGAAAGCTGTGCTAATGGATGCTGAGGAGAAGCAAGTGAATGACAATCAACTGCGGTTGTGGTTGGCTAAGCTTAAGGATGCTCTTTATGATGCTGAGGATGTGCTTGATGAATTTGAATGTGAAGATCAGAGAAGACGAGTGCTTCAATTGTATGGAACCACCTGCAAAAAG GTGGGTCGCTTTTTTTCATCTTCCAATCCAATTGCATTTCGTTTTAAAATGAGTgcaaaagtaaagcaaataagagAAGGATTAGATGAGATTGCAAGTCAGAAATCTAAATTTCATCTCACAGAACGATATGAAAGTAGGCATGTTATGCCTAGAGAAAGAGCACTCACTCACTCATTTGTACAAGCATCTGAAGTTAGTAGAGATGATGATAAAGAAAATATCATTACACTTTTACAAGACTCTAATGAGGGTGCACAAATCTCTATTATCCCTATTGTTGGAATTGGAGGATTGGGAAAAACTTCACTTgctaaatttgtttataatgatGAAAGGGTAAGGAATCATTTTCAACTTCAAATATGGGTTTGTGTATCAGAAGAATTTGACATAAAGATTTTGAcagagaaaattattaaatccACAGAAGACGGAATGAGACATGTAGAGAAGTTGAAAAAAATGGAAATGGATCAACTACAAAGAATTTTGAGGGAAATCATTGGTGATAAGAAGTATTTGCTCATCTTAGATGATGTGTGGAATGATGACCCTATGAAATGGAACCAATTGAAAGAGCTCTTGTGTATGGGTGCCAATGGAAGCAAAATCTTAGTAACTACACGTAGTAATAAAGTAGCCTCCATTATGGGCACCATCCCAAAAGCATATGAGTTATCGGGTCTTCCTCAAGATGAGTGTGTGGCTTTGTTTACTAAATTTGCATTTAAAGAAGGCCAAGTGAAGCGATATCCAAACTTGTTAAAAATTGGGGTTGAAATTGTCAAAAAATGCAAAGGGGTTCCATTGGCAGTGAAGACATTAGCATCACTTCTTCTTCTGAATACTGATGAAAGTTATTGGAAGTCTATAAGAGATAGTGAGTTATGGAAGATAGAGCAGAAGGAAACTGATATTTTACCTGCTTTGAGATTAAGTTACGAGCAGTTGCCTGCTCATTTGAAAAAGTGCTTTGCTTATTGCTCTTTTTATCCAAAGGACTATGAATTCTATAACAGggaattaattcaattttggaTGGCACATGGACTTCTTGAATCAGCAAAGCAAAATGAAGAGCTGGAAGATATTGGGTCGCGCTATTTTCAGGAGCTGGGGTCTAGATCTTTTTTTCAAGATTTTGAGATTCGTGAGGACATATGGATTACATGTAAAATGCATgatctagtacatgatcttgcattatcattgacacaaaatgaatttttagCAATAACCTCAAGAACCACACACATCTCACACAATGTTCGCCATTTGCTATTTCCCAACTCCACTTCACTTCCCCAAGATCTTTCCACCCTTTTACAAGGTTTAGACCGTGTGCGAACTGCCATATTCCAGAGTGATGAAAAGAGTCCTAGCAGCCAATCAAACTTGGAttcatatttattgagatttcaATATTTGCGAATGTTGGAATTGGCTCATTCCAAATTAGAAATATCACTAGATTGGATTGGTGCTCTAAAGCATTTGAGATATCTCCATCTACATGGAAATTCTAGAATTAAAAAGCTCCCCAATTCTATTTGCAAGTTACATAATTTACAAACTTTAATGTTATGTGAAGGCATTGAGGAGTTACCTAGTGATATAAGGTACTTGATCAACCTTAGATTTCTACTGTTTTCCACAAAGCAGAAGTGTTTGCCGATGAATGGAATAGGGTGCTTGACATCTCTTAGATTTTTGGGCATTGCTATCTGTGAAAACTTAGAACACTTgtttgaagatatgcaaggccTCAAACATCTTCGAACACTGATTATTGGAGGTTGTGAAAGTTTAATCTCTTTGCCTCAAAGCATGAAGTACCTCACTGCATTAGAGATTCTTGCTATTGGCTATTGTGAAAACCTCAAATTGACATTGGAGGAGAAAGGAAAAAGTGATAAACACTACTTGGCGCAATTCAACCTTCAAAAGCTCATACTTGCGGGGTTACCAAAATTGGTGGATTTTCCAGAATGGCTTCTTCAAGGATCCTCCAACACTCTCCAATTCTTAAAACTAGAAAATTGTGAACATCTCAAAGAATTACCTGTGTGCATACAGAATATAGCATCTCTCCAACAATTGGAGATTGAAGATTGTGATGAATTGAACGAAAGATGTGAACGTGGAAAAG GTCCATTGAAGAATTGTCTACTTCAGCTTTTGTTGTGCCTATTGAACCTGGAAATTCAGATGAAAATGTGGCAATTGTTGAATCTAGTAATATTTGTATGTAATATTGCGTTGTAA